One part of the Rutidosis leptorrhynchoides isolate AG116_Rl617_1_P2 chromosome 1, CSIRO_AGI_Rlap_v1, whole genome shotgun sequence genome encodes these proteins:
- the LOC139844931 gene encoding uncharacterized protein — MDIDEFVCEIKEENLDDEFEELMKDNFVTEEEHEPITDELKIKYSLEVPSKLELKELPSHLEYVFLKDNFELPVIISSELSKNQKEQLLEVLKKHKKAFAWKTSDILGIDPTSCTHKFLLEENAKPIIQRQRRLNPNMAEIVKKKVLKLLDARMIYPISDSQWVSPVQCVPKKGGTTVVQNENNELIPNRTVTGWRDCIDYRKLNEATRKDHFPLPFIDQMIERLARKEYYCFLDGAENLAADHLSRLENLNLDNSIEIRDTFPDECLMMISDESYPWFADFANYLAAKELRKDLMYQQRKKFFADLKHYFWKSPYLFKVGLDQIIRRCVHGKEANEILIQCHSSAPGGHFGPNYTARKVLDSGFYWPTIFQDVHKLLRSCDACQRGGNLSKRDEMPRQNIQVCEIFDVWGIDFMGPFPSSERNQYILVAVDYVSKWAKIFAEYLYIIFVFRKLKNLKNEAKSPAWSTEAAGLEKSEKAANCHFN, encoded by the exons ATGGATATAGATGAATTTGTGTGTGAAATAAAAGAGGAAAATCTTGATGATGAGTTTGAAGAATTAATGAAAGATAATTTTGTAACAGAAGAAGAACATGAACCTATAACTgatgaattaaaaataaaatattcgCTTGAAGTACCGTCAAAATTAGAACTTAAAGAATTGCCTTCTCACTTAGAATATGTTTTTCTAAAAGATAATTTCGAACTTCCTGTTATTATATCTTCCGAATTATCTAAAAATCAAAAAGAGCAACTCTTGGAAGTTTTAAAGAAGCATAAAAAGGCTTTTGCTTGGAAAACCTCTGATATTCTGGGAATTGACCCCACCTCCTGTACTCATAAATTTTTATTAGAAGAAAACGCAAAACCCATAATTCAAAGACAAAGACGTTTAAACCCTAACATGGCTGAAATAGTAAAAAAGAAAGTTTTAAAATTATTAGACGCAAGAATGATTTATCCAATATCTGATAGccaatgggttagtccagtacagtgTGTCCCTAAAAAGGGAGGAACCACTGTTGtccaaaatgaaaataatgaattaaTTCCCAATCGAACCGTTACCGGTTGGCGAGATTGTATAGATTACCGTAAATTAAATGAAGCTACTCGAAAAGATCATTTCCCGCTTccgtttattgatcaaatgattgaaagaTTAGCAAGAAAGGAATACTATTGTTTCTTGGATG GAGCTGAAAATCTGGCAGCAGATCATCTTTCGCGTTTAGAGAATCTTAATCTAGACAATTCCATCGAAATTAGAGACACATTCCCTGATGAATGTCTCATGATGATCTCTGATGAGTCATACCCATGGTTTGCTGACTTTGCAAACTATTTAGCCGCAAAAGAATTAAGGAAAGATTTAATGTATCAACAAAGAAAAaaattctttgctgatttaaaACATTATTTTTGGAAAAGTCCTTACTTATTTAAAGTAGGACTCGACCAAATCATTCGACGTTGCGTACATGGTAAAGAAGCAAATGAAATCCTAATACAATGCCATAGTAGTGCACCAGGAGGACATTTTGGTCCAAATTACACAGCTCGCAAAGTATTAGattctggattttattggcctaccatatttCAAGATGTGCATAAATTACTTCGGTCATGTGATGCATGCCAACGAGGAGGAAATCTCTCAAAGCGTGATGAAATGCCCCGTCAAAatattcaagtatgtgaaatatttgatgtATGGggtattgatttcatgggaccattcccctcTTCTGAAAGAAACCAATACATTCTTGTAGCTgttgactacgtttctaaatgggctaaA ATTTTTGCAGAATACTtgtatattatttttgtatttcgaaaattgaaaaatttgaaaaatgaaGCGAAGTCGCCGGCTTGGTctactgaagccgccggcctggagaAATCAGAAAAAGCTGCAAACTGTCATTTCAATTAA